A stretch of Elusimicrobiota bacterium DNA encodes these proteins:
- the ribF gene encoding riboflavin biosynthesis protein RibF, with translation MNSSCVAIGTYDGLHKGHQGLIAKVLEISKKKKLKSIVIALSKPVRHVSGILTELKEKKDLISQFPVDDIFILPVTDELVKITAKDFFEKYLIDKLNVKHLVIGRNFAFGHGRQGNVKWLRKNCLKNKINLTVKSFSCSHGKAISSSRIRTLLHQGRIEHAGKLLGRIYSFEGVPLKGMGIGKKIGIPTINLKVNKGKLLPLGVFLAVVRAKGAFFPAVLNIGSRPTFFNKGEVVPEINLIGFKGKWGKTKLKVFFLKHLRNERKFRNINELKKQLDKDLKAARRFFSFTF, from the coding sequence ATGAATTCTTCCTGCGTTGCCATCGGAACTTATGATGGGCTTCATAAAGGCCACCAGGGCCTAATAGCAAAAGTCCTTGAAATTTCAAAAAAGAAAAAATTAAAAAGCATTGTAATTGCTCTTTCAAAACCGGTCCGTCACGTATCAGGAATTTTAACGGAACTAAAAGAAAAAAAAGATCTGATAAGCCAGTTTCCTGTTGACGACATATTTATTCTGCCGGTAACTGATGAGCTGGTAAAAATTACCGCGAAAGATTTTTTTGAAAAATACCTGATAGATAAACTAAATGTTAAACATTTGGTAATAGGCAGAAATTTTGCTTTCGGCCACGGAAGGCAGGGGAATGTTAAATGGCTGAGAAAAAATTGTCTGAAAAATAAAATAAATTTGACGGTAAAAAGTTTTTCTTGTTCACATGGAAAAGCTATTTCTTCGTCCCGAATCAGGACCCTTCTTCACCAGGGAAGGATTGAACATGCCGGGAAACTTTTGGGCAGAATTTACAGCTTTGAAGGAGTCCCGCTTAAAGGAATGGGAATCGGGAAAAAAATCGGTATTCCGACAATCAATCTAAAAGTTAATAAAGGAAAACTTTTGCCGCTAGGCGTTTTTCTGGCAGTAGTCAGGGCAAAAGGCGCATTTTTTCCAGCAGTTTTAAATATCGGCAGTAGACCGACTTTTTTTAATAAAGGTGAAGTTGTGCCTGAAATAAATCTGATTGGTTTTAAGGGTAAATGGGGGAAGACAAAACTAAAAGTATTTTTTTTAAAGCACCTTAGAAATGAACGCAAATTTAGAAACATAAATGAATTGAAAAAACAATTAGATAAGGATTTAAAAGCGGCTCGCCGTTTTTTTAGTTTTACATTTTAG
- the rpsO gene encoding 30S ribosomal protein S15: protein MNLNKKTVVEGFKTHSTDTGSPAVQIALLTGRIKYLTEHFKTAPKDFTSRSGFLKLISQRRRLLDYLKIHKKDSYNEIIKKLDLRK, encoded by the coding sequence ATGAATTTAAACAAAAAAACTGTAGTTGAGGGTTTTAAAACGCATTCTACAGATACGGGTTCACCCGCTGTCCAGATTGCACTATTAACCGGCAGAATTAAATATCTCACTGAACATTTTAAAACTGCTCCTAAAGATTTTACTTCTCGTTCCGGTTTTTTAAAGCTAATCAGTCAAAGAAGACGGCTTTTAGATTATTTGAAAATACATAAAAAAGACTCTTACAACGAAATAATTAAGAAACTGGATTTAAGAAAATAA